In Anthonomus grandis grandis chromosome 5, icAntGran1.3, whole genome shotgun sequence, the following are encoded in one genomic region:
- the LOC126736639 gene encoding probable Dol-P-Man:Man(7)GlcNAc(2)-PP-Dol alpha-1,6-mannosyltransferase yields the protein MSQIMLIIAAAHLVYCPFTKVEESFNLQAIHDILYHKWNLSQYDHLEFPGVVPRTFLGPLFISFISSPLVFLLQILNLNKFWAQYIVRATLACTVILSFKRLSNTLEKQFGSRWLQWFMAITVTQSHFMFYLSRPLPNIMVMPLVLLALDAWLKNEKKIFILCSGASIIIFRSELALFFGILLLYDLFYKRIDIKELVQIAIPGGLILLTLTVIVDSIFWGRLLWPEGEVLWYNTILNKSSNWGTSPFLWYFYSAIPRGLAASVFLVPVGCILDQRVRKLVGVSLSFVLLYSFLPHKELRFIIYVFPFLNVAAASACHRIWENKDKSPIYNLLSMGVAGHLAVNVMFTLFLLSVSGTNYPGGTAISHLHRLARNEPHVHVHIANLAAQTGISRFAQLNSSWIYDKSENIKTTDLQIFKFTHLIEEGKSKFASNLKVLAATHDIIDTIESFHQISFNYLTIPPVKIKMKPVLYLLRRRENFKDILEMRGDDLDAIENPLPMSLEDSEHIEESSNDPIKESNELFEESSSKMVSASKEADEKGTSEEEFAIKPSAFIETNDKPVEPTSLPEKDQKGKLRKQQKPNENMSDVQKTVRKSEFDTVETNIPSEELKLDSKSRILRKRDYLSKEEESSNDKEKPSKRYLNVEKPEKVLKKPFIPLNKKKPTESEEKTHSAPIVPKKPKPLLKLKNKSEATDKIIIDNKKSIPETSQTENEISKLHVKQNIKKIIQKYKRKKVTEDERPTVTVEEKHADNKPADLQDEISKIEQQIIDIIESNPNIINKEYIKAKLAKTIKQELLNAMSPTVITETATKSEEKVIKEKSEEVLVVDTPEDETDGETEVGSAVDVYDETPSVTDEVLVDDAQLTDILNQKSIVKKFKKNTENIDKIINIIDQIVDTIEIVDDDDSVEEYIR from the exons tatGACCATCTGGAGTTTCCGGGAGTTGTTCCCAGGACATTTTTGGGTCCACTCTTTATCTCCTTCATTTCTTCACCATTAGTATTTCtattacaaatacttaatttgaataaattttggGCTCAATACATAG TAAGAGCTACATTAGCCTGTACTGTTATACTAAGCTTTAAAAGACTGAGCAATACTTTAGAAAAACAATTTGGTTCAAGATGGTTGCAGTGGTTTATGGCAATTACTGTTACACAAagtcattttatgttttacttGAGCCGACCTTTACCCAATATAATGGTGATGCCTTTGG TGCTATTGGCATTAGATGCATGgctaaaaaatgagaaaaaaatattcatattatgtTCTGGGGCATCAATTATAATATTCAGATCAGAATTAGCATTATTTTTTGGTATTCTTCTACTGTATGACTTATTCTATAAGAGAATTGATATCAAAGA ATTAGTTCAAATAGCAATTCCAGGAGGTTTAATTCTGTTAACATTAACAGTAATTGTAGATTCCATTTTTTGGGGTCGATTACTATGGCCAGAGGGAGAAGTATTATGGTATAACACCATTTTAAATAAGAGTTCCAATTGGGGA ACTTCGCCATTTTTATGGTACTTTTACTCGGCAATACCTAGAGGTCTTGCAGCATCAGTGTTCCTAGTTCCGGTGGGCTGTATTTTGGAccaaagagtgagaaaactggtCGGAGTATCCTTGTCTTTTGTGCTTTTATACTCTTTTTTACCCCATAAAGAGTTAAGAttcattatttatgtatttccatttttaaatgtGGCAGCTGCATCAGCTTGTCATCGAAT ATGGGAGAATAAGGACAAATCTCCCATATACAATCTTTTATCGATGGGTGTTGCGGGTCATTTGGCAGTAAATGTTATGTTCACTCTGTTTTTGCTAAGTGTTTCTGGTACCAACTATCCAGGAGGTACCGCAATTTCTCACCTTCATAGACTGGCAAGGAATGAACCGCATGTTCATGTTCACATTGCTAATTTGGCTGCCCAAACTGGAATATCGCGATTTGCACAGTTAAATTCATCTTGGAT ATATGACAAATctgaaaacataaaaacgaCTGACCtacaaatttttaagttcaCTCACCTAATAGAAGAAGGAAAAAGTAAATTTGCCTCTAATCTAAAAGTTCTCGCTGCCACTCATGATATCATAGACACAATTGAATCGTTTCATCAAATttcgtttaattatttaacgatACCCCctgttaaaatcaaaatgaaaccTGTTTTGTACTTATTAAGAAGAagggaaaattttaaagatattttagagATGCGTGGGGACGATTTAGATGCTATAGAAAATCCTTTACCAATGAGTCTTGAAGATAGTGAGCATATTGAGGAATCTTCAAATGATCCTATAAAGGAATCAAATGAATTGTTTGAAGAGTCTAGTAGTAAAATGGTTTCTGCATCAAAAGAAGCAGATGAAAAGGGGACAAGTGAGGAGGAGTTTGCAATAAAACCGTCTGCATTTATAGAAACAAACGATAAACCGGTAGAGCCTACAAGTTTACCAGAAAAAGATCAAAAGGGAAAACTGAGAAAGCAACAAAAACCGAACGAAAACATGTCCGACGTTCAAAAAACTGTaagaaaaagtgaatttgaTACTGTAGAAACAAATATTCCATCTGAGGAGCTTAAATTGGATTCGAAATCCAGGATTTTGCGAAAAAGAGATTATCTTAGCAAAGAGGAGGAATCAAGCAATGATAAAGAAAAACCTTCTAAGAGGTATTTAAACGTTGAAAAACCAGAAAAAGTCTTGAAAAAACCTTTTATACCccttaataaaaagaaaccGACAGAATCAGAGGAAAAAACTCACTCTGCTCCTATAGTGCCAAAGAAACCGAAACCCctacttaaactaaaaaataaatctgaagcaactgataaaataataatagataataaaaagtctATTCCAGAAACAAGTCAAACTGAAAACGAAATAAGCAAATTACatgtaaaacaaaacataaagaaaattattcaaaaatacaaaCGAAAGAAAGTCACAGAAGACGAACGACCAACAGTAACTGTCGAGGAAAAACATGCAGACAATAAACCGGCAGACCTGCAAGATGAAATATCAAAAATCGAACAGCAGATCATTGATATCATTGAAAGCAATccgaatattattaataaggaaTATATCAAAGCCAAGTTAGCTAAAACTATAAAGCAAGAGCTGCTAAATGCTATGAGCCCTACTGTTATTACAGAAACTGCAACGAAATCTGAAGAAAaggttattaaagaaaaatctgaAGAAGTCCTTGTAGTTGATACACCAGAGGACGAAACTGATGGTGAAACTGAAGTTGGCAGTGCAGTGGACGTATATGACGAAACTCCTTCCGTTACAGATGAAGTTTTAGTGGATGATGCGCAATTGACCGACATACTTAACCAAAAAAGCAttgttaaaaagtttaagaagaatacagaaaatattgataaaataattaatattattgatcAGATTGTTGATACTATTGAAATTGTTGATGATGATGACAGTGTGGAGGAGTATATAAggtaa